Proteins encoded in a region of the Puniceibacterium sp. IMCC21224 genome:
- a CDS encoding site-specific integrase, with the protein MTEERISPLRARMIEDMRIRGMGEKAQKAHIRAIKDFAQFLGHSPDTATPEELRAYQLHMTDAGVTASTFNVRIVALRFFFGMTCGREEMKRFMQFRTEPRKLPVVFSVEEVSDIVMAAPGPGLKYRAALSISYGAGLRAAEVCNLKIGDIVPQARLRHDSDRMLIHVEQGKGQKDRKVMLSPGLLELLRAWWREARPEGWLFPGKPKINPISPRQLNRAFTSAKHMAGVKKVATLHTLRHSFATHLLEANTDVRVIQVLLGHAKLTTTARYTHVATKTIRDTVSPYEMLAKLQDQTVKRSLE; encoded by the coding sequence ATGACCGAGGAGAGGATTTCGCCGCTGCGGGCGCGGATGATCGAAGACATGCGCATCCGTGGGATGGGCGAGAAGGCTCAGAAGGCCCACATCCGGGCGATCAAGGATTTCGCCCAGTTTCTTGGGCATTCGCCGGATACGGCCACCCCGGAGGAGTTGCGCGCCTACCAACTGCACATGACCGACGCCGGGGTCACGGCCAGCACGTTCAACGTGCGGATCGTGGCGCTGCGGTTCTTTTTCGGCATGACCTGCGGGCGCGAAGAGATGAAGCGGTTCATGCAATTCCGCACCGAACCGCGCAAGCTGCCGGTCGTCTTCAGCGTCGAGGAGGTGTCCGACATCGTGATGGCGGCACCGGGGCCGGGCCTGAAGTATCGGGCTGCGTTGAGCATCAGCTATGGTGCCGGGCTGCGCGCGGCCGAGGTCTGCAACCTCAAGATCGGCGACATCGTGCCACAGGCGCGTCTCCGACACGACAGCGACCGGATGCTGATCCACGTCGAGCAGGGCAAGGGGCAGAAAGACCGCAAGGTGATGCTGTCGCCCGGATTGCTGGAGTTGCTGCGTGCCTGGTGGCGCGAGGCACGGCCGGAGGGCTGGCTGTTCCCCGGCAAGCCGAAGATCAACCCGATCTCACCGCGCCAACTGAACCGCGCTTTCACCTCGGCCAAGCACATGGCCGGGGTCAAGAAGGTCGCGACGCTGCACACGTTGCGCCACAGCTTCGCGACGCATCTGCTGGAGGCCAATACCGACGTGCGGGTGATCCAGGTGCTGCTCGGCCACGCCAAGCTGACAACCACCGCGCGATACACCCATGTCGCCACCAAGACGATCCGCGACACGGTCAGCCCCTACGAGATGCTGGCGAAGTTGCAGGACCAGACCGTGAAGCGAAGTCTGGAGTGA
- a CDS encoding IS91 family transposase, with protein sequence MPRPKLEIADIFRAHGPAWRQANAGRVSLSQLKVMSAIEACRTEALGGHVAGCAKCGHHHIAYNSCKNRHCPKCQGPAARDWMEARAEDLLPVEYFHVVFTIPAEIAQIAYWNKKAVYGLLFKASAQTVMTIAADPKRLGARIGMTSVLHTWGSALTHHPHIHMIVPGGGLSPDSAKWVACKPGFFLHVRVLSRLFRRLFLDGLMELHRTGQLAFFGDLEGLAAADAFKAWLAPFRKAEWVVYAKPPFGGPEAVLAYLSRYTHRVAISNARLVSADAQTVAFSWKDYRIKSGAPLPGSGLRSTTTRGRQKVMRLATPEFIRRFLIHVLPEGFHRIRHYGLLASSTRKDNITKIRALLCLQGQEQATVSGREAEITPLTLREPCPCCGGPMRIIEIFRRGQKPMSRAPPRQQAA encoded by the coding sequence GTGCCCCGGCCCAAGCTGGAGATCGCTGACATATTCCGCGCCCATGGCCCTGCGTGGCGGCAGGCCAACGCTGGGCGTGTCAGCCTCTCCCAGCTCAAAGTGATGTCGGCGATTGAAGCCTGCCGGACCGAAGCGCTCGGCGGGCATGTGGCCGGTTGCGCCAAGTGTGGCCACCACCATATCGCCTACAATTCCTGCAAGAACCGGCATTGCCCGAAGTGTCAGGGACCGGCCGCGCGCGACTGGATGGAGGCCCGTGCCGAGGACCTGCTGCCGGTGGAGTATTTCCACGTCGTCTTCACGATACCCGCCGAGATTGCGCAGATCGCCTACTGGAACAAGAAGGCGGTCTACGGGCTGCTGTTCAAGGCATCGGCGCAAACGGTGATGACCATCGCGGCCGATCCCAAGCGCCTCGGCGCCCGGATTGGCATGACCAGCGTTCTGCACACCTGGGGATCAGCGCTGACGCATCATCCCCACATCCACATGATTGTCCCGGGCGGCGGCCTGTCGCCCGACTCTGCGAAGTGGGTCGCCTGCAAACCGGGTTTCTTCCTTCATGTGCGGGTGCTGTCGCGGTTGTTCAGGCGCCTGTTTCTGGACGGGCTCATGGAACTGCACCGGACCGGGCAGCTGGCCTTCTTCGGTGATCTCGAAGGGTTGGCCGCAGCTGATGCCTTCAAGGCCTGGCTCGCCCCGTTCCGGAAGGCCGAGTGGGTGGTTTACGCCAAACCACCCTTTGGAGGGCCTGAGGCAGTTCTGGCCTATCTGAGCCGATACACCCACCGCGTCGCGATCTCGAACGCCCGCCTGGTCAGCGCCGATGCCCAAACTGTCGCCTTCAGCTGGAAGGATTACCGCATCAAATCGGGCGCACCACTGCCCGGCAGTGGTTTGCGCAGCACAACCACGAGAGGGCGCCAAAAGGTCATGCGCCTGGCCACGCCCGAGTTCATCCGTCGCTTCCTGATCCATGTCCTCCCTGAGGGCTTCCACCGCATCCGGCACTACGGCCTACTGGCCAGTTCGACTCGCAAGGACAACATCACAAAGATCCGCGCCTTGCTCTGCCTCCAAGGGCAGGAACAGGCCACCGTGTCAGGCCGCGAAGCCGAGATCACCCCACTCACCCTGCGCGAACCGTGCCCCTGTTGCGGCGGCCCCATGCGCATCATCGAGATCTTCCGCCGCGGGCAAAAACCGATGTCGCGGGCACCTCCGAGGCAGCAAGCCGCATGA
- a CDS encoding site-specific integrase, which yields MKEEKATPLRQRMIEDMDIRGLCEKTQKAHIRNVKHFASFLGRPPDTATPEDLRAYQLKMTQDGVSASTFNVRIISLRFFFGITCGRDEMKRFMQFHRKPRKLPIVLSVEEVADLMAAVPGPGLKYRAALGISYGAGLRASEVCNLKVKDIDSDRMLIHVDDGKGGRDRKAMLSPSLLDLLRDYWRESRPEGWLFPGKPKISPLSPRQLNRAFTSAKHMAGIQKAATLHTLRHSFATHLLEANTDVRVIQVLLGHSKLTTTARYAHVATKTIRSTVSPFEQMKLLQDETLRRGMQ from the coding sequence ATGAAGGAGGAGAAGGCCACCCCGCTGCGTCAGCGGATGATCGAAGATATGGATATTCGGGGGCTGTGCGAGAAGACGCAAAAAGCGCACATCCGGAATGTGAAGCATTTCGCGTCATTCCTCGGGCGGCCGCCCGATACAGCCACCCCTGAAGATCTGCGCGCCTATCAACTCAAGATGACACAGGACGGCGTATCAGCCAGCACTTTCAACGTGCGCATCATTTCCCTGCGGTTCTTCTTCGGGATCACTTGCGGGCGTGATGAGATGAAGCGCTTCATGCAGTTTCATCGCAAGCCCCGCAAATTGCCGATTGTCCTGAGTGTCGAGGAGGTGGCTGATTTGATGGCCGCCGTGCCCGGCCCTGGGCTCAAATATCGGGCGGCTCTTGGCATCAGTTACGGTGCCGGGCTGCGTGCATCCGAAGTCTGCAACCTCAAGGTCAAAGATATCGACAGCGATCGGATGCTGATCCATGTCGATGACGGCAAGGGCGGGCGTGATCGAAAGGCCATGTTGTCGCCGAGCCTGCTGGATCTGTTGCGCGACTATTGGCGCGAGTCGCGCCCCGAGGGGTGGTTGTTCCCCGGCAAGCCAAAGATCAGCCCGCTGTCGCCCCGACAACTGAACCGTGCATTCACCTCGGCCAAGCACATGGCAGGTATCCAGAAGGCCGCCACGCTGCACACATTGCGGCACAGCTTTGCCACACACCTGCTGGAAGCCAACACGGACGTGCGGGTGATCCAGGTGTTGCTTGGCCACTCCAAGCTGACGACCACAGCACGGTATGCCCATGTGGCGACAAAGACCATCCGCAGCACTGTCAGCCCTTTCGAGCAGATGAAGCTGTTGCAGGACGAGACCCTGCGACGAGGGATGCAATAG